The following DNA comes from Cellulomonas soli.
GACCCCGCGGTGCGCCAGGCCATCTACTACGCGCTCAACCGTGACCAGCTCAACAAGCTGGCCGGCGGCGGGTTCGCCGGCACCGCCTCCCCGACACTTCTGCTGCCCGAGCGCGACGCGGACTGGATCGCCGACCCCGACGACGTCGAGGCACCGGCGTCCGCCGACACCGAGAAGGCAGCCGACCTGCTCGACGCCGCCGGCTGGGTCGAGGGCAGCGACGGCATCCGCACCAAGGACGGCGAGCGCCTGTCGATGACCATCCAGACGGTGACCGGCTGGAGCGACTTCATCTCGCTCAACGACGCCATGACCCAGCAGCTGGCCGAGGTCGGCATCGAGCTCAAGCCGAGCCAGGTCTCCTGGAACGAGTGGAACGACGCCCAGCTGTCCGGCAAGTTCCAGCTCTCGCTCGACTCGATCGGTCTGGGCGCCTCGTCCAACCCGTTCTTCACGTACGACAAGTGGTATAACTCCGCGAACACCGTGCCCGTCGGCGAGAACGCCATCGCCGGCAACGCCAGCCGGTTCTCCGACCCCGCGGTGGACGCCGCACTGGCCGTCGCCCGCTCGACCGACGACGAGGCCGTCCAGGCCGAGCAGTACGCGATCATCCAGGACGTCATCACCGAGCAGCTGCCGTACATCCCGATCTACGTGAACTCGATGCTCACCGAGTTCAACAACAGCCGCGCCACCGGGTGGCCGACCGACGAGGACAAGTACGCCATGCCCGCCTCGTGGAAGGCGTGGGACAACGGCATCGTCCTCAAGACGATCAAGCCGACCAACTGACCGACCGGGACCGTGTCCCGCCCGGGTGACGGCTCCTGCACGGGGCCGTCACCCGGGCCCACCCCGGCGCTGCCCGGCGCGCCGCCGGGACCCGCCACCGACCGACCTGGAGGCACCCGCCGTGCGGTACATCCTGCAGAAGCTCGGGTTCTACGCCGTGGCCCTCTGGGCCGCGCTGACCCTCAACTTCTTCATCCCCCGGCTCATGCCGGGCAACCCCGTCGACATCATGGTCTCGAAGCTCGCCACCAAGGGACCGGTCACCGCGGACACCCGCGCAGCGATCGCCGCGATGCTCGGCACCGACACGCAGGCGCCGCTGTGGCAGCAGTACGTCGACTACCTGCACGCCCTGGTCAGCGGTGACCTGGGCACCTCGGTCGCGTACTTCCCGGCCAGCGTGAACGAGATCATCGGCCAGACCCTGCCGTGGACCATCGGCCTGATCGGCATCTCCACCGTCATCTCGTTCCTGGTGGGCGTCGGTCTGGGCACGTTCGCCGGCTGGAAGCGCGGGTCGTGGGTCGACAACCTCATCCCGTTCACCACGATGCTGCAGTCCGTGCCGTACTTCTGGCTCGCGCTGCTGCTGCTGTTCTTCTTCGGCAGCGTGTGGCCGGTCTTCCCGCTCAACGGCGGGTACGACGTCTACACGTTCGCCGGGCCCGAGCTGAGCTGGGGGTTCATCTCCTCGGTGCTCTACCACGGCGCCCTGCCCGCGCTCACGATCGTCATCTCCTCGATCGGCGGCTGGATGCTCGGGATGCGCAACATGATGGTCTCGACGCTGTCCGAGGACTACATCCTCACCGCCGAGGCCAAGGGACTGCGCCCCGGTCGTGTGCGCGCCGCCTACGCCTCCCGCAACGCCGTGCTCCCCTCGATCGCGGGCTTCGCGATCTCGCTCGGCTTCGTCGTGGCCGGGTCGATCGTCACCGAGGCGGTGTTCAGCTACCCGGGCATCGGGTCGGCGCTGCTCATGGCGGTCAACTCCAACGACTACTCGCTCATGCAGGGCATCTTCCTGGTCATCACCCTGGCGGTGCTCGGAGCCAACCTGCTCGTCGACCTGCTGTACGGCGTCATCGACCCCCGTACGCGGGCCCGTTCCTAGGAGGGGCACCCCATGGCCATCACCACCCTGGACCCGCACCTGGCCGCCGACGAGGCCGCCGAGACCACCACGCCCGGCCCGCGCAGGCGCGCCCGGCTGCCGCGCACCGCCAAGCTCGTCACGGGCGTGAGCCTGGCCGGCACGATCGCGCTGTTCGGCATCCTCGGCCCGTTCGTCGTCGGCGACCCCTCGACGGTCAACGACATCGGCCTGGCGCCACCGTCCGCCGACTTCCTGCTCGGCACCACCCAGACCGGTCAGGACGTGCTCGCCCAGCTCGCCTACGCCACCCGCGGCTCGCTCACCATCGGGATCGTGGTCGGCGTGCTGACCCTGGTCCTGTCCGCGTTCTTCGGCGTCGTCGGCGCGTTCGCCGGCGGCTGGCTGGACGAGGCGTTCTCCCTGTTCAGCAACGTCATGCTGGTGATCCCCGGGCTGCCGCTCGTCATCGTCATCTCCTCCTACGTGCCCGAGAAGAGCATCTGGCTGGTCGCCGTCGTGCTCGCCCTGACCGGCTGGGCCGGGTCGGCGCGCGTGCTGCGCGGGTTCACGCTCAGCCTGCGCGGACGCGACTACGTCCTGGCCGCCCGCGTCAGCGGCGAACGGTCGTGGCGCATCCTCGCGGTCGAGATCCTGCCGAACCTCATCCCGCTGCTGGCCTCGCAGGTCGTGTTCGCGATCATCTTCGCGATCCTCGGCGAGGCCGGGCTGTCGTTCCTCGGCCTGGGCGCCTCCGGCTCGTTCACCTGGGGAACCATGCTCTTCTACGCCCAGAACGGCCTCGCGCTGCGGCTGGGCGCCTGGTGGTGGTTCGTCCCGCCGGGCCTGCTGCTCGCCCTGTTCGGGGCGGCGCTGTCCCTCATCAACTTCTCCATCGACGAGGTCATCAACCCCAAGCTGCGCGCCCAGACCCGGGCCGACCGCAAGAAGTGGTCGATGTCCCGCGAGCAGCTCAAGGACGCTGCGGAGGTCATCGTATGAGCGCCCCGACCACGACGGCCCCGGCCGCCGCGACCCTCAGCCGCCACCCCGTGCTGACGATCGACGACCTCAGCGTCGACTACCTCGTCGACCCGCCCGTGCACGCCGTGGACCACGTGAGCCTCGAGCTGCGCCGCGGGGAGATCCTCGGCCTGGCCGGCGAGTCCGGCTGCGGCAAGTCGACCCTGGCGTACGGCATCACCCGGCTGCTCAAGCCGCCGGCCACCATCACGAGCGGCTCGGCGACGTTCCACTCCCGCGAGGGCTACGACGTCGACCTGTCGACGCTCAGCGGTGACGACCTGCGCGCGTTCCGCTGGGACAAGGTCGCCATGGTGTTCCAGGGGGCGATGAACTCCCTCAACCCGGTTCTGCGCATCCAGGTGCAGCTCGAGGACGTGCTCACCACGCACCGCCCCGAGATGCCCAAGGCGCAGCGGCGCACCCGGTGCGCGGAGCTGCTGATGCGCGTCGGCGTCGACCCGAGCCGGTTGCGGGCCTATCCGCACGAGCTGTCCGGGGGCATGCGCCAACGCGTCATGATCGCCATGGCGCTGGCCCTCGAGCCGCAGATCCTCATCATGGACGAGCCGACGACCGCCCTCGACGTGGTCGTGCAGCGCGAGATCCTGCAGGAGATCACCCGGCTGCGCGCCGAGCTCGGCTTCGCGGTCGTCTTCATCACGCACGACCTGCCGCTGCTGCTCGAGATCAGCGACCGGATCGCCGTGATGCGCGCCGGTCGGATCGTCGAGCTGGCCGACGCCGTGACGCTCTACACCGACCCGCAGCACGCGTACACGCGGCGGCTGCTGTCCTCGTTCCCGAGCCTGACCGGCGCCCGCGGCGACTTCATCCGGACGGGCGTCGACGCCTCGTCCTCCTCGGCCTTCGCGGACGAGACCACCCCGAGCGTCGACCAGGAGGCCGTGCGATGACCACGTTGGAGTTCAAGGACGTCGTCAAGGACTACACGCTGCGCAACGGGCTGCGGACCTCGACGCTGCGAGCGGTCGACCACGTGAGCTTCGAGCTCGCACCGGGCCGCACGACCGCGCTCGTCGGGCAGTCGGGATCCGGCAAGTCGACGATCGCGAAGATGCTCATGCAGCTCGAGCGTCCGACGTCCGGGCAGATCCTGGTCGACGGCGAGCCGATCCAGCGCCGGGGCGCCGGCCTGCGCCGGTACCGCAAGGCCGTGCAGATGGTCTTCCAGGACCCGTTCGCCTCGCTCAACCCGTACCACACGGTCGGTCACCACCTCGCGCGGCCGGTCACCCTGCACCACCCCGAGCTGAGCAAGGCGCAGGTCCGCGAGCGCGTGCTCGAGCTGCTGCGCCGGGTCCGGCTCGACCCCGCGGAGGACTACGCCGACCGCAAGCCGCACGAGCTGTCCGGCGGCCAGCGCCAGCGCATCGCCATCGCGCGCGCCCTGGCACCCGAGCCGGGCATCCTGGTGGCCGACGAGCCGGTCTCCATGCTCGACGTGTCCATCCGGCTCGGGGTGCTCAACCTGCTGGCGACGTTGCAGCGCGAGGAGGACCTCGGCGTCCTCTACATCACGCACGACCTGGCGACCGCCCGGCACTTCTCCGACGACATCATGGTCCTGTACCGCGGCGTCGTCGTGGAGCGCGGCCCGGCGGACGACGTGATCCTGAACCCGCAGCACGAGTACACGCGGCTGCTCGCCTCGGCCGCACCGGACCCGGAGCGGCGGATCGCCGAGCTCAACGGGGCGGTGCGCGCGTGAGCGGGACGCCGTCGCCGGAACCCGTCGCGCCCGTGTCCGTGGTGTTCGCCGGCGACTCCATCACCGAGTGGGGGCGGCACGAGGACCCCGACGGCTGGGGCTCGGGGTACGTCGGCCTGCTGGCCCGCGGCCCGCTCGCGTCGACCATCCCGCCGACCAACCCGTCGACCAACCCGCCGACCAGGGTGACGAACACCGGGGTCGGCGGCGACCGGGTGCGCGACCTCGAGGCCCGCTGGGGCCACGACGTGCTCTCGCTGCAGGCCGACGTGCTCAGCCTGTACGTCGGCGTCAACGACACGTGGCGGCGCTACGACCAGGGCGAGGAGACCACGGCCGAGGAGTTCGAGGCCGTGCTGCGCCGGCTGCTGCACCCGTGGGTGCGACGCGGCACCCGGCTCGTGCTCGTCGAGCCGTTCGTCGTGCCGGTCGAACCCGCCCAGCACGCGTGGGACGAGGACCTGCGACCGAAGCAGGACGCCGTACGCCGGGTCGCCGCCGACCTGGGTGCCGCGCACGTGCCGTTGGCCGCAGCGATGACCGCCCTGGCGGCCGCGAGCGCACCGCACCTCGTCGCCGCCGACGGGGTGCACCCGACGCCGGCCGGCCACAGGCTGATCGCCGACGCCTGGTGGTCCGCCTACCGGGCGCGGTTC
Coding sequences within:
- a CDS encoding ABC transporter permease → MRYILQKLGFYAVALWAALTLNFFIPRLMPGNPVDIMVSKLATKGPVTADTRAAIAAMLGTDTQAPLWQQYVDYLHALVSGDLGTSVAYFPASVNEIIGQTLPWTIGLIGISTVISFLVGVGLGTFAGWKRGSWVDNLIPFTTMLQSVPYFWLALLLLFFFGSVWPVFPLNGGYDVYTFAGPELSWGFISSVLYHGALPALTIVISSIGGWMLGMRNMMVSTLSEDYILTAEAKGLRPGRVRAAYASRNAVLPSIAGFAISLGFVVAGSIVTEAVFSYPGIGSALLMAVNSNDYSLMQGIFLVITLAVLGANLLVDLLYGVIDPRTRARS
- a CDS encoding ABC transporter permease, with translation MAITTLDPHLAADEAAETTTPGPRRRARLPRTAKLVTGVSLAGTIALFGILGPFVVGDPSTVNDIGLAPPSADFLLGTTQTGQDVLAQLAYATRGSLTIGIVVGVLTLVLSAFFGVVGAFAGGWLDEAFSLFSNVMLVIPGLPLVIVISSYVPEKSIWLVAVVLALTGWAGSARVLRGFTLSLRGRDYVLAARVSGERSWRILAVEILPNLIPLLASQVVFAIIFAILGEAGLSFLGLGASGSFTWGTMLFYAQNGLALRLGAWWWFVPPGLLLALFGAALSLINFSIDEVINPKLRAQTRADRKKWSMSREQLKDAAEVIV
- a CDS encoding ABC transporter ATP-binding protein, with the protein product MSAPTTTAPAAATLSRHPVLTIDDLSVDYLVDPPVHAVDHVSLELRRGEILGLAGESGCGKSTLAYGITRLLKPPATITSGSATFHSREGYDVDLSTLSGDDLRAFRWDKVAMVFQGAMNSLNPVLRIQVQLEDVLTTHRPEMPKAQRRTRCAELLMRVGVDPSRLRAYPHELSGGMRQRVMIAMALALEPQILIMDEPTTALDVVVQREILQEITRLRAELGFAVVFITHDLPLLLEISDRIAVMRAGRIVELADAVTLYTDPQHAYTRRLLSSFPSLTGARGDFIRTGVDASSSSAFADETTPSVDQEAVR
- a CDS encoding ABC transporter ATP-binding protein encodes the protein MTTLEFKDVVKDYTLRNGLRTSTLRAVDHVSFELAPGRTTALVGQSGSGKSTIAKMLMQLERPTSGQILVDGEPIQRRGAGLRRYRKAVQMVFQDPFASLNPYHTVGHHLARPVTLHHPELSKAQVRERVLELLRRVRLDPAEDYADRKPHELSGGQRQRIAIARALAPEPGILVADEPVSMLDVSIRLGVLNLLATLQREEDLGVLYITHDLATARHFSDDIMVLYRGVVVERGPADDVILNPQHEYTRLLASAAPDPERRIAELNGAVRA
- a CDS encoding SGNH/GDSL hydrolase family protein is translated as MSGTPSPEPVAPVSVVFAGDSITEWGRHEDPDGWGSGYVGLLARGPLASTIPPTNPSTNPPTRVTNTGVGGDRVRDLEARWGHDVLSLQADVLSLYVGVNDTWRRYDQGEETTAEEFEAVLRRLLHPWVRRGTRLVLVEPFVVPVEPAQHAWDEDLRPKQDAVRRVAADLGAAHVPLAAAMTALAAASAPHLVAADGVHPTPAGHRLIADAWWSAYRARFAPSSD